cccttttgtttgtttttttgagttggTGTTTTggtctctcacccaggctggagtatagtggcacgatcatagcttaccataggcttgaactcctgggctcaagcaatcctcctattttagccttccaagtagctgggactgcaggtgccataatttttcaatctttttttttttttttggtagagatggaatctttctatgttgcccaggttggtcccaacctcctggcctcaagaaatcctcctgccaaagtactgggattacaggcgtcagccatcTCATCCAGCCCCAAATTCTTTCTCAAGCAATGCACTTTGCCCAGAGGGAAAATTTAGtccctccctctccttgggcATCAGGTATTCTGCCATTTTGGGGCACCTGGCTCCCTCGCCTCAGATCCTTTTCCAGGTTATTCTTTTTGCCTTCTTGCCTATTTCCTGCCAAACCACGTCctgttttttcgtttttgtttttgttttgagacggagtctcgctctgtcacccaggctggagtgcagtggtgcgatctcggctcactgcaagctccgcctcccgggttcacaccattctcctgcctcagtctcccgagtagctggggctataggcacccgtcaccatgcccggctaatttttttttttttttttttgtatttttagtagacacggggtttcactatgttagccaggatggtctcgatctcctgaccttgtgatctgcccactttggcctccccaagtgctgggattacaggcgtgagccaccatgcctggctgtttttgttttatgaaattttattataatctCACATCTTCTAGGCATTCTGCTGAGTTTACACTGGCAGATTCTGGAGACCCCATTCCATCTTCAGGTAGTCACAGGGGTAACCTCTCACATGGCCATGGCTATAACCtttagtattttgaaaatattctagCATTTGTTCCCAGAACAACTCTGTGGAAGTAGATACTATTAGTCCCATATGAGCAAGCTAAGGCTCAGCATCAGTGACTTACCCAACACCACTCAGCTAATAAGATGCCGAGCCCCAAATCGAATCCAGACCCGCTGGCTCCCACTCCAGTGCTCTTTCTACTGTTGTGAAACCCAGACCCCTCAACTATCACCCTCATTACTAAGCACTCATTTGTGTTGATGCAGTTGTTCTTGTTATCCTGCACCTTCATGTTCTTGTCAATTGTATTTGTAGCCATGTGTTTACTATGTCTCCTTCCTGTGATTGGGAACCTCTAGAGGTGAGGGatgaaattttcctttctctgttggTCCCTCAGAACCCTGGATAGGGGTCTGCCAACCAAAGGAACGGACCCTGAGGATAAAGGCAGGCACCATGGATGTGGATCTTTGCCACCTTCAAGTGCATATAGAGAGTGGATGTGGACAGTAATTTGATAATAGTAAGTAACAGCGCTgccatttgttgagcacttaccaGATGCTGAGCATTATGCTAGttctttatttacattatttaatcctcacaacaaacttCTAAGGGAGGTCTTATTATTGGCAAATGAGAAATCTAATGCTCGGAGACATGGAGTTAGGATGCAACCACATCTGTCTAACTCCAAAAGGATCATATAAATAGCAGAAttacatttagattttaaaaatatgtgccgggcgtggtgactcacgcctgtaatcccagcactttgggaggccgaggcaggtggattagctgaggtcaggagttcaagagcagcctggccacatggcgaaaccctgtctctactaaaaatacaaaaattagctggtcatggctgggcacaggggctcacacctgtaatcccagcactttgggagacgaaggcaggtggatcaactgaggtcaggagttcgagaccaggctggccaacatggtgaaaccccgtctctactaaaaatacaaaaattagccgggcatggtggtgggtgcctgtaatctcagctacttgggagtctgaggcaggagaattgctggaacccgggtggcggaggttgcagtgggctgaaatcacgccattgcactccagccctggtgacaacagcgagactctgtcttaaaaaaaaaaaaaaaaattagccagggcgtAGTGgcggaagcctgtaatcccagctactcaggaggctgaggcatgagaatcacttgaacctgggaggcggaggatgcagtgagccgagactgtgccattgcactccagcctgggcaacagagggagattctgtctcaaaaaaaaaaaaaaaaaaagaaaggaaaaaaaaaaaagataatccctCACTCCCTGAAGGCCCACCCTaccctttacttttcttttcccaaaaaataaaattcaggaagAGGAAAGCAGAATAGGTTGTACCTCACACATAAGCGCACACAcattttctcacacacacacacacacacacaccacttatACCTATCATCACCACCCTGGATTTCCTAGCCCCAGGGTGAGGGCTATGAGGGGTCAGGGGTCAGGTTCCCCCAGACCCTAGTCCCTGTTCCCTTCCCTGGTGctaaataaaagtgaataaatactaaataaatacaaCTGGGGCCCAGGCCCACCctgccttccccctccctcctgtGACCCGCAGGGCAGAGGGGGCAGTTTAGATGGAGGGCTGTCTGTCAGCCCCTTCCATCCACTAACCCGTCACTGCCTCCCAGGGCAGGAAACCAGGGCAGGGCCAGCCTGCACATTAGGGTGAGAGGAGGGGCAGGTCTCACACCCACAGCCCCTCCCCACTGAGTCTTAGCATGAGGCAGCAACAGaagctctctctttctcccagcTAAGTCCGAGGCCCCGGTGCCCAGAAAGGGCAGCCGGGATAGTGAGGTTATTTCCTGCCCGCCCAGGGGCGCCGCCGAAGGATCTCCAGAATCTGTGCTCTTCGGTGCAGCCAGTCCTGGGGAGTGGGGCGTGGTGTTGAAGGGGTTGGCCGGGGCACAAAGAAGCTGTATCGGAGGCGTGCATCCTGGGGGTTGCCAGCCACTAGGACTTGCAGTGTCAAAGGCTGGGCCAGTGGCCCATGGCCTGACAGTGTctctgaggctgcagtggccCCACTGTAGCGCAAGCTGACTGCCCCAGGCAGTACCACATCTGTGGGGGAGGGCATCAGTGTGTATTCACCATTGAGGGCATAGGAGCCATCTGGCAGCTTCAGGGCCAAGTAGATGCTCCGGTGGCCAGGGTTTCCCTGCTGCCGGACAAGAATGTGGGTGGCCCCTGTGGGGATAGTGACCACACTGTTGTATCCGTACCTGTGTGGAAGGAGTAGACAGAGAGCTCAGGATCACCTGAATCCCCTCAGCTTTCTGAGCTGTGTTTATGTGactacatgtgtgtacatgtgtgtagaCGGTTGTCACCCCATCCTATATGAGCTATTCAGTCTGGATCAGAGCTACATGCACATGTGCCCTTTGCCTCTTATCTCTGGACCTTTACACCCACTGCCCCCTTATTGAGGTGCCCTTCCAAGTCCCACTTCCTTGGTACCTGTCTAATTCCTACCCTCCTTCTGAGACTCAGCTCAGAGGTCACCTccaaggaagccttccctgatgtcCACAAGGGCACTCACAACACCCTGTTCCAACCTCGGATGAACACATGCGACACTGCACTGTAGCTGCCTACTCATCTATCTCCCgctagactgtgagctctttgAGAGTGGAAACAGTGCTGAGTTCCCCTCTGCATCTCCAGGACCCAGAATGTCCAGGAAGGTAGAGAGAGGAATGACGGTGAAAGAACCTGAATTTTTTGAAGGAGCCTGACTGCTTGCTGCAGCCAGAACCGTCCCCTCCGCACACCATGCACTTGTCAAACTTCTTCTTGGAGCCAATGATGCGGTCACAGCCAGCATGGATGCAGCGGCCCTGGACACAGACCGAGGAGCTGTCCGGGGAACAGGGGGTCCCATCTACCAcctgaggagaagagaaagaacaatgCTGAAGGTTCCTCCTAAGTCAAGAGGGGTTGGTAAGTCAAACAAGATCCATGTCCCATCAGGGAAGGGATGTCGGAAAAGTTGGATGAAGTAAGGGATGTAGATGGGTGAGTGCCAGCCACCATGTGGGTGATaatcataacaataataattattatcacaTATAACATCTAGCCAGCATTTTCAGAGCACTGAGTATGAATCACACAGCATGCTAAGTGTTTTACAAACACAAAAGTAAATCTCACCACCACTATTTGAGGTTTTTAGGGATGGAACGTTGAGGTTTAGAAAGGTTAAGGAACCTGTCCAAAAGCCATACAAATGGCAAGCAGAGGAGCCAAGATGGGAAGTGCAGGTCTGTCTGGTCCTAGCAGCAAGCCCTAAACCTTCATGGCACTGTCCCTAAATGGACGCTAGAGGGCAATCAGCCTGTAGAAATTCTCAGGTTGGGGTGAAGGGAGCAAAATGCTCCTAGggcttgtttttctttgtgcAGCCTTCAACCCACCACCCTATCACAGAGACTGAATGTGGGGACTTCAGTCATCTCCAGAAGGCCTGTCCATTGAGGGCTGGCTGTCCAGGAGCTGAATGAGGCCACCACTGTAATTTGACAGAGGAGCCCATGGAAGAGGGGTCAAGGACTTGCCCCAAAGGCCACACATTCCATTCTCACCAAATGCAGCACTAGAAGATGGGGAGTCAGAGGAAAAGAAACCACAGGAAATAGGATAGGCTAGAGGGACCTACTGGCCAAGTATCTGGAGTCTGGGGCTTGTTTTCCTGATACCCATGTACAGATAAGTCTGAGTGGAATCCTGGACTGGGCTGGCATGGCTGTGGGAACAGGGTTACTTTGGGGGATCTTTGTATCAGAAAGCAGAGGGAGCACTGTGCGGGGGTGTGACCATAGACAGGGCCTGGGGGTGTCCTGACCCTCACCCGTGGCTCCAGCACATAGTAGTAGCCCAGTGCCCGGGCCTGGCAGGTGAGTTTGCACTGGTCTTGGGGGGCCACGCCTGTGTAGCGAGGAACCCAGTCCATGGGCCCTGGGAAGCTCTTGAAGAGGTCGGTGCGGTGGTTGTAGGCAGCACACTGTTCCTCGCGGAAGGTCAGGGCTGGAGGGGTAAAACAGTCAGAGCCTCTCCTTCCTCACATCACCCCACACCCCTCCACCCAGCCCCTGAGAGCTCTAGACAGCACAGCTCTGCTCTTCCCCACAGATGGCCAAGGACAATTCCCAGAGGTTAAAGGCACTCCCCACAACAGCAGGGGAATCAACACCCCCTTGGTCTTGCACTCAAGGGACAGTCCTTCCTGCTCTACTGTCCCCTCCCAAGGGCTCCCATCCCTGCTACTCCTCACCTGAGCCAGTTGGGCAGTCCTCGGTGTTACAGGAGCGGAAGCGGGTACGGCGGCCCTCACAGTACTTGCCACCATTCCGGGGGACAGGCCTAGTGCAGTCTCGGGAGGAGAACTGGACACCACCCCCACAGGTCCGAGAGCAGTCACCCCATGGTCCCCAGGGACCCCAGCCACCAgcctgtggagtctgcaaaggCACAGAATGGAAGTGGGGCATAAGTGAACTCTCTCCCGGGCTCAGGGCTGGTCCCCACACCCCTGGGCCCTTTACCCCACCCCTGCCCTAGGATCTCACATTGAAGTCCTGGAGCTGGTCCATGTGGAGGCAGCGACCACCCATGCAGGCTTGTGCGGGCCCGCAGGGTGTGCCATCGGCCCAGGGCGAGTGTTTGGTCTGGCACATGGCATGGCCATTGAGGTGGCCAGAGCACCAGAGGGCAGCACAGGGCGGTGGCAGCTGTGGACAATGGCGTGAGTCGGGCCCGAAGGTCAGCTGGCACTGGCGGTCAGCATCATAGTCCTTGCCAGGGAAAGTCACGGGCAGATGCAATGGAGCCTCTGGTTTATCTAAGAGACAGTGCCCTGAGAAGGGGGTTGGGGCACAAAGTCAGCAACAGCCTGAGGGGAGCATTCAGGATTGCCAGCAGAAAGCTTAGGCTCCCTGGGGCCTTATGGAGCCTATAAAAACAATCCTAGGACTATAGaggattacaattttttttaaatttataatttatattttaattactttttttttttttttcagagacagagtcttgctctgtcactcaggctgtagtacaatggcatgatcatggctcactacagcctcaaacttctgggctcaagcaaacttcctgccttgggctcctaagtagctgggattacaggcatgtgccatgtccagctaattttttggaattttttgttgccataaggtcttgctatgttgtctaggctaatctcaaactcctggtctcaagcaatcctcccacctcagcctcccaaagcattgggattacaggtgtaagccactgtgcctagccctgtAAGAGGCTTTAATGGCCAACTATAATTTATTGGATGCTTATTATGTGATGAGCATTGGCTAAATGCTTGACCAGCATGTATTTAACCATGGCAAATACCTATGAGATAGGTACCACTATTATACTTATCTGACACATCAACTACaaacacagagaggtgaagtaacttacAGTCACACATCTGTCCACCTGCTTAAAGAACAGaataagaggccaggcatggttgctcaatgcctgtaatcgcagcactttggaaggctgaggtgggaggattgcttgagcctaagagttcgagaccagcccaggcaacacagtgagacctcatttctattttaaaaacaaacaaacaaaatggaataATGATAGGAACTCAGTTctgcctattcttttttttgagacggagtctcgctctgtcacccaggctggagtgcagtggccggatctcagctcactgcaagctccgcctcccgggttcacgccattctcctgcctcagtctcccgagtagttgggactacaggcgccgccacctcacccggctagttttttgtatttttagtagagatggggtttcaccgtcttagccaggatggtctcgatctcctgacctcgtgatccgcccgtctcagcctcccaaagtgctgggattacaggcttgagccaccgtgcccggcccagttcTGCCTATTCTAGCCAACTATAGAATACTTGAGTTTGCTTCTCATCAACATCTCTGCCTAGTGGCAGTCATCCTGCTATTCTTGCATACCTCACTGCGTGACAAGGTAATCACGTCCTTCACAGCCAGCCCATTCCAGTGGTGGACAGTTCTGGCCCTCAGAAGGTCCGTTCTAATTCTGCTGAGCCAAAATTCACCTCCTCTAGCTATGCTATTTATTCTGGGAGGAAGTGAGAACTacacaaagacagaaagacagcAGCATTTCTCACCCCTTCCCACACTGCAGAGGAAGCACACTTGGGGGAGGCAATTTGGCCCATGCAGAATGCAGCAGAAGTGAGAGTGCCCTGGAGGACAGGAATTGAGTCCTACCCAGGGAAAGGTAAGTGCCATCTGCTTACCATAGCCATTGTCCAGGAAGTCAGTGATGAAGCGGGCACTGCAGGGGGACCAGGGCTCCTCAGGATCCACATGAGCCATCACAGGGGCCATGACATGGTGAGAGGTGCTCAAAGGCCCATTCAAACTGATGCATGGCTTGGAATTGTCATGGAGCATGTTGAAGACATGACCTGTGGGAGCAGAGGCCCTGATAGGATCTGAGGGTCCCTTCGTCATGCCCTGAGGGACTCCATCATAAATCTGGCTGCAGCTGTGGATGATCAGATCCATTCCCCACCTCACCCTGCCCCCAGTCCCTTCCTTTCTGGTACTCTCAGGGCTCCCAGTATGTAGCGccgtctctttctctgtctcctcttccCCAAAATATACTCCGAGCCCCTCCCTATCCATTTTTCCTTATAGCCAACATTCCCAACTGTGACCACACAactaatttaatagaaaaatgtaaatgtgtgTCTACACCTGGAGCAGAGAGGAGTAATAGCCCTATACCTAGGCCTGGGGGAAGAATACCTTGGGGCCCCCATTAACACTGTGGTGAACTTAgtaccccctcccccaccttctcCTCCCTAATACCTTTCTCATCCACCCCCACTTTACCCAGTTCATGAGCTGCAGTGAAGGCCGACTGGAGCCCATCATCCTCCACGATGGCACAGCTCCGAGCCGGGTCGCACACGGTGCCCACATCAGCCATACCCAGTGTGTCGCAAGTGGAGACTCCACACAGGTCCTGTGGAGAGGGATCATAGAAGGTGCATACACAGCCAAGACACCTGGGTCCATTGGGTTGAGATCTAGATTCCTGGGGACCTGGGCACTGAGGACCCAGCACTGTCAGGGCCTAGGTAGCCACACATGGCAGTGTGGCTGGGGCAAGGCACCATGTCACACAACTCCAGGAACATCATTTGCATCATAGTCTATGTAGTGGTGCTTCTTAGAATTGTGCAGTGCATGGCCTGCGGTGCTGACTGGGGCCTCACCTGACGGGTAAACAGAATGGCTGTGTCAAAGTGGTCGGGGTCCGAGTCCTCAGGGGTGTTGAGGCCCCGCTGCCAGGCACAGAAGCTGCGCAGGGTCTGGGCAGCACTGGGCCCCACTTGGGGCCCCTCCTCGCCTGACCCCAGGATCACTAGCCGAGTCACCACCAAGCTGACAGGATTGCGGATGCTTGGGTGCTTGAAGGCCTTGGCCGCTGCTGCCATCACTGTTAGCAGGTAGCGCTTTAGCCCTGCACTGTGGAATGCGGCCATCTTGTCATCTGCCACCACCAGCGTCTCCACAAATCTACTCAGTGAAGCAAAGCGCtggagagaaaaagggagaggaaga
The genomic region above belongs to Piliocolobus tephrosceles isolate RC106 chromosome 1, ASM277652v3, whole genome shotgun sequence and contains:
- the ADAMTS4 gene encoding A disintegrin and metalloproteinase with thrombospondin motifs 4, whose protein sequence is MSQTGAHPGRGLAGRWLSGAQPCLLLPIVPLSWLVWLLLLLLASLLPSAWLASPLPREEEIVFPEKLNGSVLPGSGAPARLLCRLQAFGETLLLELEQDSGVQVEGLTVQYLGQAPELLGGAEPGTYLTGTINGDPESVASLHWDGGALLGVLQYRGAELHLQPLEGGTPNSAGGPGAHILRRKSPASGQGPMCNVKAPPGSPSPRPRRAKRFASLSRFVETLVVADDKMAAFHSAGLKRYLLTVMAAAAKAFKHPSIRNPVSLVVTRLVILGSGEEGPQVGPSAAQTLRSFCAWQRGLNTPEDSDPDHFDTAILFTRQDLCGVSTCDTLGMADVGTVCDPARSCAIVEDDGLQSAFTAAHELGHVFNMLHDNSKPCISLNGPLSTSHHVMAPVMAHVDPEEPWSPCSARFITDFLDNGYGHCLLDKPEAPLHLPVTFPGKDYDADRQCQLTFGPDSRHCPQLPPPCAALWCSGHLNGHAMCQTKHSPWADGTPCGPAQACMGGRCLHMDQLQDFNTPQAGGWGPWGPWGDCSRTCGGGVQFSSRDCTRPVPRNGGKYCEGRRTRFRSCNTEDCPTGSALTFREEQCAAYNHRTDLFKSFPGPMDWVPRYTGVAPQDQCKLTCQARALGYYYVLEPRVVDGTPCSPDSSSVCVQGRCIHAGCDRIIGSKKKFDKCMVCGGDGSGCSKQSGSFKKFRYGYNSVVTIPTGATHILVRQQGNPGHRSIYLALKLPDGSYALNGEYTLMPSPTDVVLPGAVSLRYSGATAASETLSGHGPLAQPLTLQVLVAGNPQDARLRYSFFVPRPTPSTPRPTPQDWLHRRAQILEILRRRPWAGRK